The Phycisphaeraceae bacterium genome has a segment encoding these proteins:
- a CDS encoding serine/threonine protein kinase has protein sequence MMGGAEPQSVSQHDLEQLAMGLSDDPALLARVESSPDLKARLAQIRDDNALLSELAMTQGGQAVREFDEIPGYELLGEIHRGGQGVVYRARQRSADRVVAVKTLLQGSFATEGQRHRFEREVKLAARLQHPGIVTLHESGRTATGLNFIVMEFVEGETVDRWSKRMREAGRTRDIVTLFATMCDAIRYAHQRGVIHRDLKPGNVLVDAKGQPHVLDFGIAKALNDDDDELVGMTRTGEFVGTLAYAAPEQVSGDPDLVDIRIDVYAIGVMLYEALTGERPIKTVGSLSSIVARISTELPLAASKVSDEIDADLNTIVMTALAKLPRERYQSADDLRDDLVRWLGHRAIAARSHDFWYVARKGLWRHRVPATIAGVFLFMIVGFLAVTSVLAFRLERENRGLEQTVSAIGQALARVDQETSNVQVSDLEEFLAGTNEALGRWLKDRPDIAASLRNSLGLAYLDMEKFADAETQLRQAVELRKSLRPPAEAAIAESEHNLGRVLWRMERFDEAAEVYKSALKLRMELYGPENEDVVRTTHHLAQVLQDLGRPQQAVEMWERTVEARRKLLGPQSPDVANSMLGLATCLQLMGRLHEAQGKLEAALRIVETSYGADSLPVGRVKFRLGSVLIDLDRLSEAETMLNDTRRINALKNSGTLDMARTLHELGRLELMRGTNLTLAETYTRDARSMRERWGNPRRSLAESDLQLGRIAAAQGDLEAAERKIRSGIALLDQASVAEVHCERGFALTWLAEVLWRREKYADAEDCARNANAILAEFRDANDEQFVSNEQILAKALAMRRANGR, from the coding sequence GTGATGGGTGGCGCTGAGCCTCAATCGGTTTCGCAGCACGACCTTGAGCAACTGGCAATGGGTCTGTCGGATGATCCCGCGCTCCTGGCTCGCGTGGAGTCATCGCCCGATCTCAAGGCCAGACTTGCACAGATCAGAGATGACAACGCGCTGCTCTCCGAACTGGCAATGACCCAGGGCGGACAGGCAGTGCGCGAGTTTGACGAGATTCCCGGATATGAACTGCTCGGCGAGATTCATCGTGGTGGGCAAGGCGTGGTCTATCGCGCCAGGCAGCGTTCGGCCGATCGCGTCGTGGCGGTCAAGACGCTGCTTCAAGGCTCGTTTGCGACCGAAGGGCAGCGACATCGCTTTGAGCGCGAGGTGAAACTTGCAGCCCGGCTTCAGCACCCGGGGATCGTGACGCTTCATGAAAGCGGGCGCACCGCTACAGGGCTCAACTTCATCGTCATGGAGTTTGTCGAAGGCGAAACCGTCGATCGATGGTCAAAGCGCATGCGCGAAGCAGGACGAACGCGTGACATTGTGACGCTGTTTGCAACCATGTGCGACGCGATACGTTATGCGCACCAGCGTGGTGTCATCCATCGAGATCTCAAGCCCGGAAATGTGCTTGTTGACGCCAAAGGCCAACCGCACGTATTGGACTTTGGAATCGCCAAGGCACTCAACGATGACGACGACGAACTGGTCGGCATGACCCGCACCGGCGAGTTCGTCGGAACTCTTGCGTACGCGGCTCCGGAGCAGGTCTCGGGCGACCCGGATCTTGTCGATATTCGCATTGACGTGTATGCGATCGGCGTAATGCTCTATGAGGCCCTGACAGGTGAGAGGCCGATCAAGACCGTTGGGTCATTGTCGTCGATTGTGGCGAGGATCTCGACAGAGTTGCCGCTTGCGGCGTCGAAGGTCTCGGATGAGATTGACGCCGACTTGAACACGATCGTGATGACCGCACTGGCCAAGTTGCCGCGCGAACGATATCAGTCGGCCGACGATCTTCGTGATGATCTTGTGCGATGGCTTGGGCATAGAGCCATCGCGGCGCGAAGCCATGACTTCTGGTATGTGGCACGAAAGGGCCTCTGGAGGCATCGCGTCCCGGCCACTATTGCAGGCGTGTTTCTGTTTATGATCGTGGGATTTCTCGCGGTGACGAGCGTGCTGGCGTTTCGGCTCGAACGCGAAAATCGCGGCCTCGAGCAGACCGTCTCGGCGATCGGTCAAGCCCTGGCACGCGTCGATCAGGAAACCTCCAACGTGCAGGTGTCCGACCTCGAAGAGTTTCTTGCGGGCACCAACGAAGCGCTCGGTCGCTGGCTCAAGGACCGGCCCGACATCGCGGCCTCACTGCGCAACAGCCTGGGTCTGGCGTACCTGGACATGGAGAAATTCGCCGATGCTGAAACACAGTTGCGTCAAGCGGTGGAGTTGCGCAAGTCGCTGCGCCCGCCAGCCGAAGCGGCCATCGCCGAGTCCGAGCACAACCTCGGGCGCGTGTTGTGGCGGATGGAACGGTTCGATGAGGCGGCTGAGGTATACAAGAGCGCACTGAAACTCCGCATGGAACTGTATGGGCCAGAAAACGAAGACGTTGTGCGCACCACACATCACCTGGCGCAAGTGTTGCAGGACCTCGGGAGGCCTCAGCAAGCGGTCGAAATGTGGGAGCGAACGGTCGAGGCTCGTCGAAAGTTGCTCGGGCCGCAAAGCCCGGATGTGGCAAACTCGATGTTGGGATTGGCAACGTGTCTTCAGTTGATGGGCAGGCTGCACGAGGCACAGGGGAAACTGGAGGCAGCCCTGAGAATTGTCGAAACGTCGTACGGTGCCGACAGCCTGCCGGTGGGTCGCGTGAAGTTTCGACTTGGGTCGGTGCTGATCGATCTCGACCGTCTCTCAGAGGCTGAAACGATGCTCAATGACACCAGACGCATCAACGCACTCAAGAACTCCGGCACGCTCGACATGGCGCGAACGCTCCACGAACTCGGGCGTCTCGAACTGATGCGAGGCACAAATCTGACATTGGCTGAGACATACACGCGCGATGCGCGGTCGATGCGCGAACGATGGGGAAATCCGCGGAGGTCTCTGGCAGAGTCGGATCTTCAGCTGGGTCGAATCGCGGCCGCGCAAGGCGATCTTGAAGCCGCTGAGAGAAAGATTCGAAGCGGTATTGCACTGCTCGATCAGGCCAGCGTTGCCGAAGTTCACTGCGAGCGCGGGTTCGCCCTGACGTGGCTGGCCGAGGTTCTGTGGCGGCGTGAGAAGTACGCCGATGCCGAAGACTGCGCAAGAAACGCCAATGCCATCCTCGCCGAATTTCGTGATGCAAACGACGAGCAGTTTGTGAGCAACGAGCAAATCCTGGCA